From one Streptomyces sp. NBC_01478 genomic stretch:
- a CDS encoding SDR family NAD(P)-dependent oxidoreductase, with protein MSRFDFTDKVMLVTGGAGGIGSALCHRFAAGGARCVVVDIDGARAEKVAAELPGAGHTGIGCDLLQRPELERLFEHVAEIYGRLDVLVNNVGMTSSERFDVRSVESIEREIALNLTSPLVATRIAIPLLKASRDARVVTTVSLGGIFPLGETPIYTASKFGLRGAMLAIGLDLRGKGILAGSVLPSATDTRMLRQEAVDGGNSMQFQDQPQQPANVVAAVVSLLDRPRLEAYPRSGESRLVRCAMLVPNLLPRLFPLFRRRGDRGMARYLEELRSRGLARQTDGRWELVEEA; from the coding sequence ATGAGCCGGTTCGACTTCACCGACAAGGTCATGCTGGTGACCGGCGGCGCGGGCGGCATCGGCAGCGCGCTGTGCCACCGCTTCGCCGCGGGCGGTGCGCGCTGTGTCGTGGTCGACATCGACGGGGCCCGTGCCGAGAAGGTGGCCGCGGAGCTGCCCGGCGCCGGGCACACGGGCATCGGCTGCGATCTGCTCCAACGCCCTGAGCTGGAGCGGCTGTTCGAGCACGTCGCCGAGATCTACGGGCGTCTCGACGTGCTGGTGAACAACGTGGGCATGACCAGCTCGGAGCGTTTCGACGTCCGCAGCGTCGAGAGCATCGAGCGGGAGATCGCCCTCAACCTGACCTCCCCGCTGGTCGCCACCCGGATCGCGATCCCCCTGCTGAAGGCCTCCCGGGACGCCCGCGTGGTCACCACCGTCTCCCTCGGCGGGATCTTCCCGCTGGGCGAGACCCCGATCTACACGGCGTCCAAGTTCGGGCTGCGCGGCGCGATGCTCGCCATCGGCCTCGATCTGCGGGGCAAGGGCATCCTGGCCGGGTCGGTGCTGCCCTCGGCGACCGACACCCGGATGCTGCGCCAGGAGGCCGTGGACGGCGGCAACTCCATGCAGTTCCAGGACCAGCCGCAGCAGCCCGCGAACGTCGTGGCGGCCGTCGTGAGCCTGCTGGACAGGCCCCGTCTGGAGGCCTACCCCCGGTCAGGCGAGTCGCGGCTGGTGCGGTGCGCCATGCTCGTACCGAACCTGCTGCCCAGGCTCTTCCCTCTGTTCCGCAGGCGCGGCGACCGCGGCATGGCCCGCTATCTGGAGGAGCTCCGCAGCCGCGGTCTGGCCCGACAGACCGACGGACGCTGGGAGTTGGTGGAGGAGGCATGA
- a CDS encoding flavin-containing monooxygenase has translation MIGAGPAGLAMARALAERNLPYTHLERHTGLGGIWDIENPGGPMYESAHFISSRTLSGFGGFPMPEHFADYPPHRQILSYLRSFADAYGLSDRIEFGAAVESVEKNADGTWTVVRADGRESLHGQVVVCTGSQWHPNIPEIPGAFGGEVRHTAGYRSAEELRGKRVLVVGAGNSGCDIACDAARTADHAVISMRRGYWFIPKHLFGRPVDTIANSGPHLPMWLAQRVFGGLLRIVNGDPTRLGLQKPDHKLFETHPAINSMLIHHLQHGDITARPGIARAEGSTVHFTDGTSDDVDLILLATGYVHRVPVAQRYFGDEQHPDLYLSSFSREHRGLFGIGFVETNSGAYQLFDSQAQLIAGYLNDTRHGLPNAERFTQMIRAERPDLSGGLKFVDSPRHTGYVDSGAFVKYLGKVARQMGWRTEGQAPPVRSARRVEATA, from the coding sequence GTGATCGGGGCGGGGCCTGCCGGGCTGGCCATGGCCAGGGCCCTGGCGGAGCGGAACCTGCCGTACACGCATCTGGAGCGGCACACCGGGCTCGGCGGTATCTGGGACATCGAGAACCCGGGCGGCCCGATGTACGAGTCGGCCCACTTCATCTCCAGTCGGACCCTGTCGGGCTTCGGCGGTTTCCCGATGCCGGAGCACTTCGCGGACTATCCGCCGCACCGCCAGATCCTGTCGTATCTGCGGTCCTTCGCCGACGCCTACGGGCTGAGCGACCGGATCGAGTTCGGTGCCGCGGTGGAGAGTGTGGAGAAGAACGCGGACGGCACCTGGACGGTCGTCCGGGCCGACGGGCGCGAGAGTCTGCACGGGCAGGTCGTGGTGTGCACCGGCTCGCAGTGGCACCCCAACATCCCTGAGATTCCCGGTGCGTTCGGTGGCGAGGTCCGGCACACCGCCGGCTATCGCAGCGCGGAGGAGCTGCGCGGCAAGCGGGTGCTGGTCGTGGGTGCGGGGAACTCCGGCTGCGACATCGCGTGCGACGCGGCCCGTACGGCGGACCACGCGGTGATCAGCATGCGGCGCGGGTACTGGTTCATCCCGAAGCACCTGTTCGGGCGGCCGGTGGACACGATCGCCAACAGCGGGCCGCATCTGCCGATGTGGCTGGCGCAGCGGGTCTTCGGCGGACTGCTGCGGATCGTCAACGGCGATCCGACCCGCCTGGGTCTGCAGAAGCCGGACCACAAGCTCTTCGAGACGCACCCGGCCATCAACTCGATGCTGATCCACCACCTCCAGCACGGCGACATCACCGCCCGGCCCGGCATCGCGCGCGCCGAGGGCAGCACCGTGCACTTCACGGACGGCACGAGCGACGACGTCGACCTGATCCTGTTGGCGACCGGCTATGTGCACAGAGTGCCGGTCGCGCAGCGGTACTTCGGGGACGAGCAGCATCCCGACCTGTATCTGTCGTCGTTCTCGCGCGAGCACCGGGGCCTGTTCGGGATCGGGTTCGTGGAGACCAACTCCGGCGCGTACCAACTCTTCGACAGCCAGGCGCAGTTGATCGCCGGGTATCTCAACGACACGCGTCACGGTCTGCCCAACGCCGAGCGGTTCACGCAGATGATCCGCGCCGAGCGGCCCGACCTGTCCGGCGGGCTGAAGTTCGTCGACTCGCCCCGCCACACCGGCTACGTCGACAGCGGGGCGTTCGTGAAGTACCTCGGCAAGGTCGCCCGCCAGATGGGCTGGCGCACCGAGGGCCAGGCACCGCCGGTGCGGTCCGCGCGCCGCGTGGAGGCGACGGCATGA
- a CDS encoding TetR/AcrR family transcriptional regulator yields the protein MAHVSAAERRPQLIKAAIDLMTREGVAAGSTRAIAAELGVAQATVHYTFGTKEELYRAVMDQLTQDLVAQVERAAPADGGFEETASALAAALWRTVREQPESHQLLTELSMFALRSPALRETLETHYRGWTEVTARLITEAAERTGQPLAQPVETIARFFLAGFDGLTQQHLALPDEEAEHTCLQAFVSAVVAMAGGRLELVAVPVG from the coding sequence GTGGCTCATGTGTCCGCGGCCGAGCGCCGCCCCCAGTTGATCAAAGCGGCCATCGACCTCATGACGAGGGAGGGCGTCGCGGCCGGCAGCACGCGTGCCATCGCCGCCGAGCTGGGAGTGGCCCAGGCCACGGTGCACTACACCTTCGGTACGAAGGAAGAGCTGTACCGCGCGGTCATGGACCAGCTCACGCAGGATCTGGTGGCCCAGGTCGAGCGGGCGGCGCCCGCCGACGGCGGCTTCGAGGAGACGGCGAGCGCGCTGGCCGCCGCGCTGTGGCGGACGGTTCGGGAGCAGCCCGAGAGCCATCAACTCCTCACGGAACTGAGCATGTTCGCGCTCCGCTCGCCCGCGCTGAGGGAGACCCTCGAAACCCACTACCGGGGATGGACCGAGGTGACCGCCCGCCTCATCACGGAGGCGGCCGAGCGCACCGGCCAACCTCTCGCCCAGCCCGTCGAGACGATCGCGCGCTTCTTCCTCGCCGGTTTCGACGGGCTCACGCAGCAACACCTCGCGCTCCCCGACGAGGAGGCCGAACACACCTGCCTCCAGGCCTTCGTGTCCGCCGTGGTCGCGATGGCCGGGGGCCGTCTGGAACTGGTGGCGGTACCCGTAGGCTGA
- a CDS encoding MMPL family transporter, with the protein MAVLLHRLGHNAYRHRKLVLGIWLFVLAALITCVGVFGGKLDDRFSVPGTESQRALDSLSKTLPEASGASAQIVFTAPEGHRITEAPYAAVIARTVTEAGQAPQVSEVVDPRTAGAVSADRTTAIVQVHYRVQTAEVRASSVDALRDAARAAEKDGLRTSVGGSVFSSNGVHVGPSEIIGVAVALLVLVVTFGSLLAAGMALLPALIGVAAGLTGLLALAPAVGISSTAVTLALMLGLAVGIDYVLFILSRHRQQLARGIDPKESVALAVGTAGSAVVFAGATVIIALAALSVIGIPFLTTMGLGAAGAVLIAVLAAITLVPAIAGFAGTRLAPKPGSRAARRAADAEGTTGPATLGTRWTRWVIAKPLLTVLAVTGILVTLMLPAADLRLALPDNGSAPHASTQRTAYDTISAEFGPGFNGSLLVLAETNDRTTEASSRAGAQVAEKLRTLKDVKAVLPPQPTSDPTQGVITVLPASGPDSVRTDRLVREIREAAPGLRATAGASIAVTGTTAVNIDVSNRLSDSLLPFVAIVVGLSLLLLMTVFRSLVIPVKAAVGFLLSVGASLGLVVAVFQWGWLADVLGVPHSGPVVSFLPIILIGVLFGLAMDYEVFLVSGMREEWAHTGRARQSVVDGAWHSVRVVTAAALIMFTVFAGFFPLDDSLIKPIAFALAVGVAIDAFAVRMTLVPAVLALAGRGAWWLPAWLDRLLPDLDVEGSSLQKVVQEKGVPAERGESEVEHAGAGAGGARGNSGE; encoded by the coding sequence ATGGCTGTCCTGTTGCACCGGCTGGGCCACAACGCCTACCGGCACCGAAAGCTCGTCCTGGGTATATGGCTCTTCGTGCTGGCCGCGCTCATCACCTGCGTCGGCGTCTTCGGTGGCAAGCTCGACGACCGCTTCTCGGTACCGGGCACCGAGTCGCAGCGCGCGTTGGACAGCCTGAGCAAGACCCTTCCGGAGGCGTCGGGCGCGAGCGCCCAGATCGTCTTCACGGCGCCGGAGGGGCACCGGATCACCGAGGCGCCCTACGCGGCGGTCATCGCCCGGACTGTCACGGAAGCCGGACAGGCGCCCCAGGTCAGCGAGGTCGTCGACCCCCGGACCGCCGGTGCCGTCTCGGCCGACCGGACGACGGCGATCGTCCAGGTCCACTACCGCGTGCAGACCGCGGAGGTCCGGGCGTCATCCGTGGACGCGCTCCGGGACGCGGCCCGCGCTGCGGAGAAGGACGGGCTGCGGACGTCGGTGGGCGGCTCCGTCTTCAGCAGCAACGGAGTTCACGTCGGCCCGTCGGAGATCATCGGCGTGGCCGTGGCGCTGCTCGTGCTCGTCGTCACGTTCGGTTCGCTGCTGGCCGCCGGCATGGCACTGCTGCCCGCGCTGATCGGGGTGGCGGCCGGTCTGACCGGACTGCTCGCTCTCGCGCCCGCGGTCGGCATCTCCTCCACGGCCGTCACGCTCGCCCTGATGCTGGGCCTGGCCGTCGGCATCGACTACGTCCTGTTCATCCTCTCGCGCCACCGACAGCAACTCGCCCGTGGCATCGACCCGAAGGAATCCGTCGCACTGGCCGTCGGCACGGCCGGCAGTGCCGTGGTCTTCGCCGGCGCCACCGTGATCATCGCGCTCGCCGCGCTGAGCGTCATCGGCATCCCGTTCCTGACCACCATGGGTCTAGGTGCGGCCGGCGCCGTCCTGATCGCCGTGCTGGCCGCGATCACCCTCGTCCCCGCCATCGCGGGATTCGCCGGTACCCGGCTCGCCCCCAAGCCCGGCAGCCGCGCCGCCCGACGGGCGGCCGACGCCGAGGGAACCACCGGACCCGCCACGCTGGGCACCCGCTGGACGCGGTGGGTCATCGCCAAACCGCTGCTGACCGTACTGGCCGTCACGGGCATCCTGGTCACCCTCATGCTGCCCGCCGCCGACCTGCGCCTGGCCCTTCCCGACAACGGCTCCGCCCCGCACGCCTCCACCCAGCGCACCGCCTACGACACGATCAGCGCCGAGTTCGGCCCCGGCTTCAACGGCTCCCTGCTCGTGCTGGCCGAGACCAACGACCGTACGACCGAAGCGAGTTCACGAGCCGGCGCCCAAGTGGCCGAGAAACTGCGGACCTTGAAGGACGTCAAGGCCGTCCTGCCGCCCCAGCCCACCAGCGACCCGACGCAGGGCGTCATCACCGTCCTGCCCGCTTCCGGCCCCGACAGCGTCCGCACCGACCGACTGGTCCGCGAGATCCGCGAGGCCGCGCCCGGCCTCCGTGCCACCGCCGGCGCCTCCATCGCGGTCACCGGCACCACCGCCGTCAACATCGATGTCTCCAACCGTCTCAGCGACTCCCTGCTGCCCTTCGTCGCCATCGTCGTCGGCCTCAGCCTGCTCCTGCTGATGACGGTGTTCCGGTCGCTGGTCATCCCGGTCAAGGCCGCCGTCGGTTTCCTGCTCTCGGTGGGGGCATCGCTCGGCCTGGTCGTCGCCGTCTTCCAATGGGGCTGGCTGGCCGACGTCCTCGGTGTGCCGCACAGCGGCCCGGTCGTCAGCTTCCTGCCCATCATCCTGATCGGCGTGCTGTTCGGACTGGCCATGGACTACGAGGTGTTCCTCGTCTCCGGGATGCGCGAGGAGTGGGCCCACACCGGCCGGGCCCGGCAGTCCGTCGTCGACGGCGCGTGGCACAGCGTGCGGGTCGTCACCGCCGCCGCCCTGATCATGTTCACCGTCTTCGCCGGGTTCTTCCCGCTGGACGACTCCCTCATCAAACCCATCGCGTTCGCCCTGGCCGTGGGCGTGGCCATTGACGCCTTCGCCGTCCGCATGACGCTCGTACCGGCGGTGCTTGCCCTCGCGGGGCGGGGCGCCTGGTGGTTGCCGGCGTGGCTGGACCGGCTTCTGCCCGACCTGGACGTCGAAGGGAGCAGCCTCCAGAAGGTCGTTCAGGAGAAGGGCGTACCGGCGGAGCGTGGGGAATCCGAGGTTGAGCATGCGGGTGCGGGTGCGGGTGGGGCGCGTGGGAACTCCGGGGAGTGA
- a CDS encoding SMP-30/gluconolactonase/LRE family protein: MTRIHPHAHPHTTRRALLGGAALTALAVATGTGTASANSSTAPASWPTVFSLPNGFLPEGIAIGSRPYAYMGSRANGAILRTDLRTGEGEILSAGATGLVSVGLKLDHDGLLYVAGSTGVARVVDSRTGDVLTSYQLTPSTGHFINDVTLLGDRAWFTDSLDAVLYGVPRGRTGEVTALPLTGDWVQTPGVNNANGIVGTPDGHGLIVVSSSPGKLYNVSLKTGYATEIALSGASDVVNGDGLFRIGRTLYVVQNRLNRISVFDLDAKVTTATLRRTITDPGFDVPTTAARFGNRLYLVNARFTSPQAPDTTFTAVAVSI; the protein is encoded by the coding sequence ATGACCCGGATCCACCCCCACGCACACCCCCACACCACCAGGCGCGCCCTGCTCGGCGGCGCCGCCCTGACCGCCCTCGCCGTGGCGACCGGCACCGGCACGGCGAGCGCCAACTCGTCCACTGCCCCCGCCAGTTGGCCGACGGTGTTCTCGCTTCCCAACGGCTTCCTCCCCGAGGGCATAGCCATCGGCAGCAGGCCGTACGCCTATATGGGCTCCCGTGCCAACGGCGCCATCCTCCGCACCGACCTGCGCACCGGTGAGGGGGAGATCCTGTCCGCGGGCGCCACCGGCCTGGTCTCGGTCGGGCTGAAGCTGGACCACGACGGCCTGCTGTACGTCGCCGGCAGCACCGGGGTCGCCAGAGTCGTCGACTCCCGCACCGGTGACGTCCTGACGAGTTATCAACTCACGCCGTCCACCGGCCACTTCATCAACGACGTCACCCTGCTCGGCGACCGCGCCTGGTTCACCGACTCGCTCGACGCGGTGCTCTACGGCGTACCGCGCGGCCGTACGGGCGAGGTCACCGCCCTGCCGCTCACCGGAGACTGGGTGCAGACCCCGGGCGTGAACAACGCGAACGGCATTGTCGGCACCCCGGACGGGCACGGCCTGATCGTGGTCAGCAGCAGCCCGGGCAAGCTCTACAACGTGTCCCTGAAGACCGGCTACGCCACGGAGATCGCCCTGAGCGGTGCGTCGGACGTGGTCAACGGGGACGGTCTGTTCCGGATCGGCCGGACGCTGTACGTCGTCCAGAACCGGCTGAACCGGATCAGCGTGTTCGACCTCGACGCCAAGGTCACCACCGCGACCCTGCGCCGTACGATCACCGATCCGGGCTTCGACGTCCCGACGACCGCCGCCCGCTTCGGCAACCGGCTCTATCTCGTCAACGCCCGCTTCACCAGCCCGCAGGCACCCGACACGACGTTCACCGCCGTCGCCGTGTCGATCTAA
- a CDS encoding MFS transporter, with product MNVTTPASGRPDRRAATLVMACLGVFVAYLPVTTVAVSLPAIQSALNASTAQLSWVQDAFVLPMAAFILTAGVFGDVHGRKKVFQAGLLFAAAGAAVALSAQSVQVLWIGQALAGLGAATLLPTTLALISHAVPDHRERGRFIGLWATALMAALALGPLIAGVILDHTTWRWIYLISVPVPLIALVVAARLLPDSRAPHGRKLDWPGQLTATLAITALVYGVIEGGAGSFTDAKVMVALFTAVVGGVAFVLAERRSASPMLDLTLFRSPAFTATTLVAMITFLALIGFFFLLSLYFGLVQQLDTLQAAWRLFMVTAAAIVVGQPVGRLMHRVAPRVLITGGLLVISGALFSLTGVEAGTSFGSIAWRLALLGLGIGTVLTPMTATAVASVPYQQAGMAAAGNNAFRQVGGALGPAVLGALLSTKALDTLPGHLTDAGVTGATQRNIVATADANGLGAVAHMDLGANTGRALGALGDSFLDGMRLCLVVAGSLTLLAALVCVLLLRPRQAAVSTTTAVAGADTAGKAPTAVAVAAVDQTPSR from the coding sequence GTGAACGTCACGACCCCGGCGAGCGGTCGGCCCGACCGGCGGGCGGCCACCCTCGTCATGGCCTGCCTCGGCGTCTTCGTCGCCTACTTGCCGGTGACCACGGTCGCCGTGAGCCTGCCCGCCATCCAGTCGGCGCTGAACGCGTCGACCGCCCAACTGTCCTGGGTCCAGGACGCGTTCGTCCTGCCCATGGCCGCGTTCATCCTCACCGCCGGTGTCTTCGGCGATGTGCACGGACGCAAGAAGGTGTTCCAGGCGGGCCTGCTGTTCGCCGCCGCCGGCGCGGCCGTGGCGCTGTCCGCGCAGTCGGTGCAGGTGCTGTGGATCGGCCAGGCACTCGCCGGGCTCGGCGCGGCGACCCTGCTCCCGACCACGCTGGCACTGATCAGCCACGCGGTGCCCGACCACCGGGAGCGCGGCAGGTTCATCGGCCTGTGGGCGACCGCACTGATGGCCGCGCTGGCCCTCGGCCCGCTGATCGCCGGCGTCATCCTCGACCACACCACCTGGCGCTGGATCTACCTGATCTCCGTGCCCGTCCCGCTGATCGCGCTGGTCGTCGCCGCCCGTCTGCTGCCCGACTCGCGGGCCCCGCACGGACGGAAGCTGGACTGGCCCGGCCAGCTCACCGCGACCCTCGCCATCACCGCGCTGGTCTACGGCGTGATCGAGGGCGGCGCCGGTTCCTTCACGGACGCCAAGGTCATGGTGGCGCTGTTCACGGCGGTGGTCGGCGGGGTCGCGTTCGTGCTCGCCGAGCGGCGCAGTGCCAGTCCGATGCTGGATCTGACGCTGTTCCGCAGCCCGGCGTTCACCGCCACCACGCTGGTCGCGATGATCACCTTCCTGGCGCTGATCGGCTTCTTCTTCCTGCTCAGCCTCTACTTCGGCCTGGTGCAGCAGCTCGACACGCTCCAGGCGGCCTGGCGGCTGTTCATGGTCACCGCGGCGGCGATCGTGGTCGGCCAGCCGGTCGGGCGGCTGATGCACCGGGTCGCCCCGCGCGTCCTGATCACGGGTGGCCTGCTGGTCATCTCCGGTGCGCTGTTCTCACTGACCGGCGTCGAGGCCGGCACGTCGTTCGGGTCCATCGCCTGGCGGCTGGCGCTGCTCGGCCTGGGCATCGGGACCGTCCTGACGCCGATGACCGCGACCGCCGTGGCCTCCGTGCCGTATCAGCAGGCGGGCATGGCGGCGGCGGGCAACAACGCGTTCCGGCAGGTCGGCGGCGCGCTCGGCCCGGCCGTCCTGGGCGCCCTGCTCTCCACCAAGGCGCTGGACACCCTGCCGGGCCACCTGACCGACGCCGGGGTGACGGGCGCGACCCAGCGGAACATCGTCGCCACCGCCGACGCGAACGGTCTGGGCGCCGTCGCCCACATGGACCTCGGCGCGAACACCGGGCGCGCACTGGGTGCGCTGGGCGACTCGTTCCTGGACGGCATGCGCCTGTGCCTGGTCGTGGCCGGGTCGCTGACTCTCCTCGCCGCGCTGGTGTGCGTCCTGCTGCTGCGCCCGCGACAGGCAGCCGTGTCTACGACGACTGCGGTGGCCGGTGCGGACACCGCCGGGAAGGCTCCAACAGCGGTCGCTGTAGCGGCGGTCGACCAGACGCCGAGCCGCTGA
- a CDS encoding Lrp/AsnC family transcriptional regulator, with protein MTDEVDGKILRALQCAPRASFRLIGEVAGVSEQTAARRFHALRRSGVMRVVGLVDPAVHGDARWIARIRCRPDRVGLLADALARRPDIAYAGLASGGSEIICVISAPVQVPRDDVLLRQLPRSASVLDVSIDLLIHPFGTSGRSDWTGHGGRLTPEQIQLLVGERPLTPTGPPVRLTEEDTPLLDALAEDGRATHTQLADVTGWSTARVARRLDALESSGALLYDVELLAARLGFALNATLWLRVAPARLERVGEEIAGHDEVAFAAAISGDSNIMVVAVCRDNEDLYHYLTTKVAAVPGIDGYGVSIRVHTLKQATSLISRGRLVPLAFA; from the coding sequence ATGACAGACGAAGTCGACGGGAAAATCCTCCGCGCACTGCAGTGCGCGCCGCGCGCCTCGTTCCGGCTGATCGGCGAGGTGGCCGGGGTCTCGGAGCAGACCGCCGCCCGTCGTTTCCACGCCCTGCGCCGCTCCGGGGTGATGCGGGTGGTCGGCCTGGTCGACCCCGCCGTTCACGGTGACGCGCGCTGGATCGCCCGGATCCGCTGCCGCCCCGACCGGGTCGGCCTGCTCGCCGACGCGCTCGCCCGCCGGCCCGACATCGCCTACGCGGGCCTCGCGTCCGGCGGTTCGGAGATCATCTGTGTCATCAGCGCGCCGGTCCAGGTGCCGCGCGACGACGTCCTGCTGCGCCAACTGCCCAGGTCCGCCTCGGTGCTGGACGTGAGCATCGACCTGCTCATCCATCCCTTCGGCACGTCCGGCAGAAGCGACTGGACGGGCCACGGTGGCCGGCTCACGCCCGAGCAGATCCAACTCCTCGTCGGCGAGCGGCCGTTGACCCCTACCGGACCACCCGTACGCCTCACCGAGGAGGACACCCCCCTCCTCGACGCGCTAGCGGAGGACGGCCGCGCCACCCACACCCAGCTCGCCGACGTCACCGGCTGGTCCACGGCCCGCGTCGCCCGCCGCCTGGACGCCCTGGAGAGTTCGGGCGCTCTCCTCTACGACGTCGAACTGCTCGCCGCACGCCTGGGGTTCGCGCTCAACGCCACCCTGTGGCTGCGCGTCGCCCCCGCCCGCCTCGAACGCGTCGGCGAGGAAATCGCGGGCCACGACGAGGTCGCCTTCGCCGCCGCCATCAGCGGCGACTCCAACATCATGGTGGTCGCGGTCTGCCGCGACAACGAGGACCTGTACCACTACCTGACCACGAAGGTCGCCGCCGTCCCGGGGATCGACGGCTACGGCGTGAGCATCCGCGTCCACACCTTGAAGCAGGCCACCTCACTCATCTCCCGCGGACGCCTGGTGCCCCTGGCGTTCGCCTAG
- a CDS encoding jacalin-like lectin: MRRLLACLVAAAAALGGITVAAATPAAAATSGSFSVLTYNVAGLPEWLSSASTPRDTSTTEIGTRIAPYDIVNVQEDFNYHAYLYSTDTHPYRTATSGGAGIGSGLNTVSNYAWDGDDFERVGWNSCQVDSGDCLTPKGFTFMRERLSEGVYVDFYNLHTNAGTNDGDEASRADNLNQLTSFIGTHSAGNAVVVMGDTNTRYTRTADTIAEFGAANGLTDAWVKVIRGGVAPAKGSDTLLCDQTGATVPNTCEVVDKVLYRSSKLVTLNATSYNNEHAKFLTSDGLMLSDHDPITVGFTWSQSADFQLSDQFGGPHGDYYQDIPSVPAAARATKISLRAGSRVDQVGVTLANGTTLTHGGTGGTASSLTLGSSEYVTSAYLCEGKYSDTTRIFYAKFTTNLGNTLAGGTTTSDCVTRTAPSGWQIAGFHGRSGDEVDKVGFIYTKR, from the coding sequence ATGCGCAGACTTCTCGCCTGTCTGGTGGCCGCAGCCGCGGCCCTCGGCGGGATCACGGTGGCCGCCGCGACACCGGCCGCCGCCGCAACGTCGGGCAGCTTCAGCGTGCTCACGTACAACGTCGCCGGGTTGCCGGAGTGGTTGTCCAGTGCCTCGACGCCGCGCGACACGAGCACCACCGAGATCGGCACGCGCATCGCCCCGTACGACATCGTGAACGTGCAGGAGGACTTCAACTACCACGCCTACCTGTACTCCACCGACACCCACCCCTACCGCACGGCGACCAGCGGCGGCGCGGGCATCGGCAGCGGGCTCAACACCGTCTCCAACTACGCCTGGGACGGCGACGACTTCGAGCGGGTCGGCTGGAACTCCTGCCAGGTCGACTCGGGCGACTGCCTGACCCCCAAGGGCTTCACGTTCATGCGTGAGCGCCTCTCCGAGGGCGTGTACGTCGACTTCTACAACCTGCACACCAACGCGGGCACGAACGACGGCGACGAGGCCTCCCGCGCGGACAACCTCAACCAGCTCACCTCGTTCATCGGCACCCACTCGGCGGGCAACGCCGTCGTGGTGATGGGTGACACGAACACCCGCTACACCCGCACCGCCGACACGATCGCGGAGTTCGGCGCGGCCAACGGTCTCACCGACGCCTGGGTCAAGGTGATCCGCGGCGGCGTCGCGCCGGCCAAGGGCAGCGACACGCTGTTGTGCGACCAGACCGGGGCCACCGTGCCCAACACCTGCGAGGTCGTGGACAAGGTCCTCTACCGCAGCAGCAAGCTGGTGACGCTCAACGCGACCTCGTACAACAACGAGCACGCCAAGTTCCTGACCTCGGACGGGCTGATGCTCTCCGACCACGACCCGATCACGGTCGGCTTCACCTGGTCGCAGAGCGCGGACTTCCAGCTCAGCGACCAGTTCGGCGGCCCGCACGGCGACTACTACCAGGACATCCCCAGCGTCCCGGCCGCCGCCCGCGCCACCAAGATCTCGCTGCGCGCCGGCTCCCGCGTCGACCAGGTCGGCGTCACCCTCGCGAACGGGACCACGCTCACCCACGGCGGCACGGGCGGCACCGCGTCCTCGCTGACGCTGGGCAGCAGTGAGTACGTGACGTCTGCGTACCTGTGCGAGGGCAAGTACAGCGACACCACGCGGATCTTCTACGCCAAGTTCACCACCAACCTGGGCAACACCCTGGCCGGTGGCACCACCACCTCGGACTGTGTGACCCGCACCGCCCCGTCCGGCTGGCAGATCGCCGGCTTCCACGGACGCTCCGGCGACGAGGTGGACAAGGTCGGCTTCATCTACACGAAGCGCTGA